Proteins encoded together in one Microbacterium oxydans window:
- a CDS encoding DHA2 family efflux MFS transporter permease subunit produces the protein MSASSSRSPARWWGLTLIALAQFMVIMDASIIGVALPRMQADLGFSPHTLSWVFNAYVIALGGLLLLGGRLSDLFGPRKMFAIGWVVLAIGSLVAGFAGNVPVELLGRILQGVGSALIAPAALTLLMMIFGSNPRELTKAMAFYGAAAPAGGTAGVFLGGVITEFASWPWVFFINVPIAVIVLAVMWKALPGGKLGARGSVDILGALTVTLGLAALVYGIVRAEVAGWASAETWIAIGIGVVLLVLFVIIQRVKRDPLMRLSIFRSPNLGAANIAQVLLGAAWVPMWFFLNLYLQQVLGFSAFPAGAALLPMTILIMIGMIVLAPRIIAAVGPKVPIVLGLIILAAGLGWMAFIRPDGNYWVDAFGPSLVVAFGQALAFIPSLQTAISAARPEEGGLASGIVNTSYQVGSAIGLAVVSAIAAGFGSGQLDDPVALTSGYSAAFIAAGSIALLGALLTQILFRTKRSAHAIDTRQV, from the coding sequence GTGTCAGCGTCATCCTCAAGAAGTCCCGCCCGCTGGTGGGGACTCACCCTCATCGCCCTGGCGCAGTTCATGGTGATCATGGATGCATCGATCATCGGAGTCGCACTGCCGCGCATGCAGGCGGATCTCGGCTTCAGCCCGCACACCCTGTCCTGGGTCTTCAACGCCTACGTCATCGCCCTCGGGGGTCTGCTGCTGCTCGGCGGCCGACTCTCCGACCTCTTCGGGCCGCGGAAGATGTTCGCGATCGGCTGGGTCGTCCTCGCGATCGGCTCGCTCGTGGCCGGCTTCGCCGGAAACGTTCCTGTGGAACTGCTCGGCCGCATCCTGCAGGGCGTCGGCTCCGCGCTGATCGCCCCGGCCGCACTCACACTGCTGATGATGATCTTCGGCTCCAACCCCAGGGAGCTCACCAAGGCCATGGCCTTCTACGGTGCGGCGGCCCCTGCCGGTGGCACCGCCGGGGTCTTCCTCGGCGGCGTCATCACCGAGTTCGCCTCGTGGCCCTGGGTCTTCTTCATCAACGTGCCGATCGCCGTGATCGTGCTGGCCGTGATGTGGAAGGCACTCCCCGGCGGCAAGCTCGGCGCACGCGGATCCGTGGACATCCTCGGGGCTCTCACCGTGACACTCGGACTCGCGGCTCTCGTCTACGGCATCGTGCGCGCCGAGGTCGCCGGCTGGGCATCGGCGGAGACCTGGATCGCGATCGGCATCGGCGTCGTCCTGCTGGTGCTCTTCGTGATCATCCAGAGGGTGAAGCGTGACCCGCTGATGCGCCTGTCGATCTTCCGGTCCCCGAATCTCGGGGCCGCGAACATCGCGCAGGTCCTGCTCGGCGCGGCCTGGGTACCCATGTGGTTCTTCCTGAACCTCTACCTGCAGCAGGTCCTCGGGTTCTCCGCGTTCCCCGCGGGAGCCGCCCTGCTGCCGATGACGATCCTGATCATGATCGGGATGATCGTGCTCGCCCCGCGCATCATCGCGGCGGTCGGCCCCAAGGTCCCGATCGTTCTCGGCCTGATCATCTTGGCCGCGGGACTCGGCTGGATGGCATTCATCCGCCCCGACGGCAACTACTGGGTGGATGCCTTCGGGCCCTCCCTCGTCGTGGCATTCGGACAGGCTCTCGCCTTCATCCCGTCCCTGCAGACCGCGATCTCGGCGGCTCGACCCGAGGAAGGGGGCCTCGCCTCCGGCATCGTCAACACCAGCTACCAGGTCGGTTCCGCGATCGGGCTCGCCGTGGTCTCGGCGATCGCGGCCGGCTTCGGGTCGGGGCAGCTCGACGACCCCGTCGCTCTGACGAGCGGGTACTCGGCGGCGTTCATCGCCGCCGGCTCCATCGCGCTGCTCGGGGCCCTGCTCACGCAGATCCTCTTCCGCACGAAGAGGTCCGCCCACGCGATCGACACCCGCCAGGTGTAG
- a CDS encoding winged helix-turn-helix domain-containing protein: MNEGTAGSTGLFPVEHPARTGRRAYAHHMPRRAHDFRGLTQPRRLRLLRIVQEKPGRSARALAQESGIPLNTARDHLRVLEDEGLIRSETLRAGTRGRPPVVFHPVHEASSSSVAAARVEGAMTRGRMYRATTSAGATRLDADALRQVDVLYEHLDDVGLDPVVDEDALRIDLVPCRYRRQLAEDQDLVCDVHAQLVRDVLRQSGGPLEVQRLDPFVTEHRCLLLLTASGHQNDVDDHEDGEDTRG; this comes from the coding sequence GTGAACGAAGGCACCGCCGGTTCCACCGGGTTATTTCCGGTCGAACATCCAGCGCGTACAGGTCGCCGCGCCTACGCTCACCACATGCCTCGTCGCGCTCACGACTTCCGCGGACTGACACAACCCCGTCGGCTCCGTCTGCTCCGCATCGTCCAGGAGAAGCCCGGACGCTCCGCCCGCGCGCTCGCCCAGGAGAGCGGCATCCCGCTCAACACCGCACGGGATCACCTCCGGGTCCTGGAAGACGAGGGCCTGATCCGGAGCGAGACGCTGAGGGCGGGAACGCGCGGTCGTCCGCCGGTGGTGTTCCACCCGGTCCACGAAGCGTCATCGAGTTCCGTGGCCGCTGCGCGTGTCGAAGGCGCGATGACGCGAGGCCGGATGTACCGCGCGACGACGTCCGCCGGCGCGACGAGACTCGACGCCGACGCGTTGCGCCAGGTCGACGTGCTGTATGAGCACCTCGACGACGTGGGCCTTGATCCCGTCGTCGATGAGGATGCGCTGCGGATCGACCTCGTCCCCTGCCGCTATCGGCGACAACTCGCCGAGGATCAGGATCTCGTCTGCGACGTGCATGCTCAGCTCGTGCGCGACGTGCTCCGGCAGAGCGGTGGGCCGCTGGAGGTGCAGCGTCTGGACCCCTTCGTCACCGAGCACCGCTGCCTGCTGCTGCTCACTGCTTCGGGTCACCAGAACGACGTCGACGACCATGAAGACGGAGAAGACACGCGAGGCTGA
- a CDS encoding globin domain-containing protein → MTNTRRGVMTLSPESESIVHATAGVVAQHADEITTLFYREMFAAHPELLRVFNRANQAIGEQPKALAASVVAFAVHLIDPEAPDFTPIMQRIAHKHVSLGIQARQYTIVGHHLLDAVGVVLGDAVTPEVRAAWDEVYWLFGCSLIAEEAKLYALGGTDPEQPWRAHRVVERIEESPDVISLLLAPVAGDVAPHRTGQYVAIAVELPDGARQPRQYTISSGPRSDTLRVTIKRVRGDGETPAGQVSTWLHENAHPGTVLDVSQPAGDVVLDDAEHPLVLVSAGIGITPIAAILEDLSRRSPSRTVRLFHADRAHDTHALYATLRRQVLAMEDARAQNWYESDAELAPTLHPALPGRMDLAKVELPDDAVVFMCGPLAFMRTARETLMARGVPADRISYEVFGPDLWARRPGTDAA, encoded by the coding sequence ATGACGAACACGAGAAGGGGAGTCATGACGCTCTCCCCGGAGTCCGAGTCCATCGTCCACGCCACCGCCGGGGTCGTCGCGCAGCATGCCGACGAGATCACGACGCTGTTCTACCGGGAGATGTTCGCCGCGCACCCGGAGCTGCTCCGCGTCTTCAACCGCGCGAATCAGGCGATCGGCGAGCAGCCGAAGGCCCTCGCCGCATCGGTCGTCGCCTTCGCCGTGCACCTCATCGACCCGGAGGCACCGGACTTCACACCGATCATGCAGCGGATCGCCCACAAGCACGTGTCGCTCGGGATCCAGGCGCGGCAGTACACGATCGTCGGACATCATCTCCTCGATGCCGTCGGTGTCGTCCTCGGAGACGCCGTCACACCCGAGGTGCGCGCCGCCTGGGACGAGGTGTACTGGCTCTTCGGCTGCTCCCTCATCGCGGAGGAGGCCAAGCTCTACGCGCTGGGCGGGACCGACCCGGAGCAGCCGTGGCGCGCGCACCGCGTCGTGGAGCGGATCGAGGAGTCGCCGGACGTGATCTCGCTGCTCCTGGCACCCGTGGCCGGCGATGTGGCGCCGCACCGCACCGGACAGTACGTGGCGATCGCCGTGGAGCTCCCGGACGGGGCGCGCCAGCCCCGCCAGTACACGATCTCGTCCGGCCCCCGCAGCGACACCCTGCGCGTGACCATCAAACGCGTGCGCGGCGATGGCGAGACGCCGGCCGGGCAGGTCTCGACCTGGCTTCACGAGAACGCGCATCCCGGCACCGTGCTCGACGTGTCGCAGCCCGCGGGAGACGTCGTCCTCGACGACGCCGAGCATCCGCTCGTGCTCGTTTCGGCCGGGATCGGCATCACCCCGATCGCCGCCATCCTCGAGGACCTGTCACGCCGCTCGCCGTCGCGCACGGTGCGTCTGTTCCACGCCGATCGCGCGCACGACACCCACGCGCTGTATGCCACGCTCCGCCGCCAGGTGCTCGCGATGGAGGATGCCCGCGCACAGAACTGGTACGAGTCCGACGCGGAACTCGCGCCCACGCTGCACCCCGCGCTTCCCGGACGCATGGACCTCGCCAAGGTCGAGCTCCCGGACGACGCGGTGGTCTTCATGTGCGGGCCGCTCGCGTTCATGCGCACCGCACGGGAGACCCTGATGGCCCGTGGAGTGCCGGCCGACCGCATCTCCTACGAGGTCTTCGGGCCGGACCTGTGGGCCCGACGCCCCGGCACCGACGCCGCCTGA
- a CDS encoding DUF6458 family protein: MSIGSGIALFVIGAILVFAVNVDVPWIDLDMVGYILMGAGVLIFLIGIVLLARRRRTETVSRTFVDPATGEPTTRRSVSSSGDEPV, encoded by the coding sequence ATGAGCATCGGAAGTGGAATCGCCCTCTTCGTGATCGGAGCGATCCTCGTCTTCGCGGTGAACGTGGACGTACCGTGGATCGACCTGGACATGGTCGGCTACATCCTGATGGGCGCCGGCGTCCTCATCTTCCTCATCGGCATCGTGCTGCTGGCGCGTCGCCGCCGCACGGAGACGGTGTCCCGCACGTTCGTCGATCCCGCCACCGGCGAGCCGACGACGCGCCGATCGGTCAGCTCCAGCGGCGACGAGCCGGTGTGA
- a CDS encoding helix-turn-helix transcriptional regulator, whose amino-acid sequence MQFTSTDVEQVESTWQQYVPSSSLQRADPHRFRFDWRSEDLDDATLVNYRLAAQVHSTAEPHDQILVCRVDAPTARVWAGRDTLDARSPWISDGTRVDAEWDRTADVRAVIFDRRAAEDLARQLTGDDRSELRAAGLVPHSPADAHRWEKSFAYVEQLLGTAGAEPLLRAELERHALMMTLSAFPTTFSDALRRPAQRSGAPASVRRALAYIDENAHLPITIDEVAAAAYISTRGLQYAFRRALDITPAQALRRARLEGAHRDLQVGGARSVGEVARRWGFSNSSRFTAAYREAYGVPPALPAP is encoded by the coding sequence ATGCAGTTCACCTCCACGGATGTGGAGCAGGTGGAGTCCACGTGGCAGCAGTACGTACCCTCGTCGTCTCTGCAGCGCGCTGATCCGCACCGCTTCCGCTTCGACTGGCGATCCGAAGACCTCGACGACGCGACGCTCGTGAACTATCGGCTCGCCGCGCAGGTGCACTCGACCGCCGAGCCGCACGACCAGATCCTCGTGTGCCGCGTCGACGCTCCCACCGCCCGCGTGTGGGCCGGTCGCGACACCCTGGACGCCCGTTCGCCGTGGATCTCCGACGGCACCCGGGTCGACGCGGAATGGGACCGTACCGCCGACGTCCGGGCCGTGATCTTCGATCGTCGGGCCGCCGAGGACCTTGCGCGGCAGCTCACCGGAGACGACCGGAGCGAACTGCGCGCGGCCGGACTCGTCCCCCACTCCCCCGCTGACGCGCATCGCTGGGAGAAGTCGTTCGCGTACGTCGAGCAGCTCCTCGGGACGGCGGGAGCGGAGCCCCTGCTGCGCGCCGAGCTCGAGCGGCATGCCCTGATGATGACGCTCTCGGCATTCCCCACGACCTTCAGCGATGCGCTCCGTCGACCCGCTCAGCGTTCCGGTGCGCCGGCGTCCGTCCGCCGTGCCCTGGCGTACATCGATGAGAACGCGCACCTCCCCATCACGATCGACGAGGTGGCGGCCGCGGCCTACATCTCGACGCGGGGTCTCCAGTACGCGTTCCGCCGCGCTCTCGACATCACGCCGGCACAGGCGCTGCGTCGCGCTCGGCTCGAGGGCGCCCATCGGGATCTGCAGGTCGGCGGCGCCCGCTCGGTGGGCGAGGTCGCCCGTCGCTGGGGATTCAGCAACTCGTCGCGGTTCACTGCCGCGTACCGCGAGGCCTACGGCGTCCCACCTGCGCTGCCCGCTCCGTGA
- a CDS encoding exonuclease domain-containing protein produces MPSGLALPAWLTRVGVFDLETTGVDVTTDRVVTAYVGVLDAEGREIAARSWLADPGVRIPEGATAVHGITTEHARSHGRPAREVVAEVTAALRSLFDQGVPVVAYNASYDFSLLAFDAVRHDVEPLADPSPIIDPLVIDKAYDRYRRGRRTLEVVAAHYSVALEAAHEASADAIAAGRVAQALARQFALPETPIELHTHQIGWARSQAASLTEYFVSIGRLDPEDALDGTWPVRSIRPVTG; encoded by the coding sequence ATGCCGTCCGGTCTCGCCCTCCCCGCGTGGCTCACCCGCGTCGGGGTGTTCGACCTGGAGACCACAGGGGTGGATGTGACGACCGACCGTGTCGTCACCGCATACGTGGGCGTGCTCGATGCCGAGGGTCGCGAGATCGCCGCGCGGTCCTGGTTGGCCGACCCGGGGGTCCGGATCCCCGAGGGCGCCACCGCCGTGCACGGCATCACGACGGAACACGCGCGGTCGCATGGTCGTCCCGCTCGCGAGGTCGTCGCCGAGGTCACCGCGGCACTGCGCTCGTTGTTCGACCAGGGCGTGCCCGTGGTGGCCTACAACGCGTCGTACGACTTCTCCCTCCTCGCGTTCGACGCCGTCCGGCACGATGTGGAACCGCTTGCCGACCCCTCGCCGATCATCGATCCGCTCGTGATCGACAAGGCGTACGACCGCTACCGCCGGGGCAGGCGCACGCTCGAGGTCGTGGCCGCCCACTACTCGGTCGCACTCGAAGCCGCCCATGAGGCATCCGCCGACGCGATCGCCGCCGGTCGCGTGGCCCAGGCGTTGGCGCGTCAGTTCGCCCTTCCGGAGACGCCGATCGAGCTGCACACCCACCAGATCGGCTGGGCGAGATCACAGGCTGCGAGTCTCACCGAGTACTTCGTGAGCATCGGGCGCCTCGACCCCGAGGATGCTCTCGACGGAACGTGGCCCGTACGATCGATTCGGCCCGTCACCGGCTGA
- a CDS encoding alpha/beta fold hydrolase, with product MTVPSPYADRLRRLPVRRFEVEVRGATTAYWVYGPEDAETTVVAVHGFRGEHHGLEPVLAYLPEVRVVAPDLPGFGESAPLPGRRHDLDEYAGWLTDFAAAVAPGAVILGHSFGSIVSSAAVARGLQTPRLILLNPIGAPALEGPKGLMTRLAVLYYALGARLPEKLGTALLRNRIIVRVMSITMAKTNDPGLRRFIHDQHDTYFSRFSDRDVLRDAFVASVSHDVREFAPAIDVPTLLVAAERDDITPIEAERTLATLFLEASLVEIAHVGHLIHYETPAEAAGAVRRFLRIPVARGR from the coding sequence ATGACCGTGCCTTCCCCCTATGCGGATCGTCTTCGTCGCCTCCCCGTGCGCCGCTTCGAGGTCGAGGTGCGCGGTGCGACCACCGCCTACTGGGTGTACGGGCCGGAGGACGCCGAGACCACGGTCGTCGCGGTCCACGGATTCCGCGGCGAGCACCACGGTCTCGAACCCGTGCTCGCCTACCTTCCGGAGGTGCGGGTGGTCGCCCCCGATCTCCCCGGATTCGGGGAATCGGCGCCGCTGCCCGGCCGCAGACACGACCTCGACGAGTATGCCGGGTGGCTCACCGACTTCGCCGCGGCGGTCGCTCCGGGCGCCGTCATCCTCGGACACTCGTTCGGATCGATCGTGTCGTCCGCCGCCGTCGCCCGAGGACTGCAGACGCCGCGTCTGATCCTGCTCAACCCGATCGGTGCGCCCGCGCTCGAGGGGCCGAAGGGCCTGATGACGCGCCTCGCGGTGCTCTACTACGCCCTCGGCGCCCGGCTTCCGGAGAAGCTCGGCACCGCTCTGCTGCGCAACCGGATCATCGTCCGCGTCATGAGCATCACGATGGCGAAGACGAACGACCCGGGGCTGCGTCGGTTCATCCACGACCAGCACGACACCTACTTCTCACGATTCTCGGACCGAGATGTGCTTCGGGACGCCTTCGTGGCGAGCGTCTCCCACGACGTCAGGGAGTTCGCCCCCGCGATCGACGTGCCCACGCTGCTCGTCGCCGCCGAGCGCGATGACATCACCCCCATCGAGGCCGAGCGCACGTTGGCCACGCTGTTCCTCGAGGCGTCGCTCGTCGAGATCGCCCATGTGGGGCACCTCATCCACTACGAGACGCCGGCCGAGGCTGCGGGTGCCGTGCGACGCTTCCTCAGGATTCCCGTCGCGCGAGGCCGATGA
- a CDS encoding Lrp/AsnC family transcriptional regulator, which translates to MPGLDRIDLELLAALADDPRTTIVALAENLGLSRNTIQARMARLEQTGIFLSYERSFSPDVLGFPLQAFVSIGVRQTELPRIINELARIPEVVQAHGLSGSIDLLARVACRDARHLFDTDARILSIEGVERTETSLAMGEVIPFRVAGLIGLARRES; encoded by the coding sequence ATGCCAGGACTGGACCGCATCGATCTCGAGCTTCTCGCCGCCCTCGCCGACGACCCGAGGACCACGATCGTCGCGCTGGCGGAGAATCTCGGCCTCTCTCGCAACACGATCCAGGCGCGGATGGCGCGCTTGGAGCAGACCGGCATCTTCCTCTCCTACGAGAGGTCGTTCTCACCGGATGTGCTCGGCTTCCCCCTGCAGGCCTTCGTGAGCATCGGCGTGCGGCAGACGGAGTTGCCGCGGATCATCAATGAGCTCGCCCGCATCCCCGAGGTCGTGCAGGCTCACGGGCTCAGCGGCTCCATCGACCTGCTCGCGCGGGTCGCGTGCCGCGACGCACGTCACCTCTTCGACACCGATGCGCGCATCCTGTCGATCGAGGGCGTCGAGCGGACCGAGACCTCCCTCGCGATGGGCGAGGTGATCCCGTTCCGGGTCGCCGGGCTCATCGGCCTCGCGCGACGGGAATCCTGA
- the pdhA gene encoding pyruvate dehydrogenase (acetyl-transferring) E1 component subunit alpha — MSPQITPIADTAQDLELAERILAPDGTRIANSRLDPFVADVDAAQLRSLLRDMVILRRIDAEGVALQRQGQLGLWAPCQGQEATQIGTARALAPEDYVFPSYRETGVIYARGAQPGDYVRMWRGEEGAAYDPAALGVAPLQIIIGAQTLHAVGYALGIQHDRAAEVAVTYFGDGATSQGDVNEAMIFASSYQAPVVFVCQNNHWAISEPVSVQSQYPIAGRAPGFGIPSVRVDGNDVIACMAAMRWALEHARSGKGPAYIEAVTYRMGPHTTADDPTRYRDEAELESWRRRDPIARLEAHLRARGELSEEHLADTQAAADIVAKEMRAACLGMVTRPPLAVFDGVYAEPHTGLDRQRDEYAAYLASFESEARA; from the coding sequence ATGTCACCGCAGATCACCCCCATCGCAGACACCGCCCAGGATCTGGAGCTCGCCGAGCGCATCCTGGCGCCGGATGGAACCCGCATCGCGAACTCCCGGCTCGACCCGTTCGTCGCCGACGTCGATGCGGCGCAGCTGCGCTCCCTGCTCCGCGACATGGTCATCCTCCGCCGCATCGACGCCGAGGGCGTCGCTTTGCAGCGACAGGGTCAGCTCGGCCTCTGGGCACCCTGCCAGGGTCAGGAGGCGACGCAGATCGGCACCGCCAGGGCACTCGCCCCGGAGGACTACGTGTTCCCCAGCTACCGCGAGACCGGCGTCATCTATGCGCGCGGCGCGCAGCCGGGCGACTACGTGCGCATGTGGCGCGGAGAAGAGGGGGCGGCATACGACCCCGCTGCCCTCGGCGTCGCGCCGCTGCAGATCATCATCGGCGCGCAGACGCTGCACGCCGTCGGCTACGCGCTCGGCATCCAGCACGACCGCGCGGCCGAGGTGGCGGTGACGTACTTCGGAGACGGTGCGACGAGCCAGGGCGACGTCAACGAGGCGATGATCTTCGCCTCCTCGTACCAGGCGCCCGTGGTCTTCGTGTGCCAGAACAACCACTGGGCCATCTCCGAGCCGGTGTCGGTCCAGTCGCAGTACCCGATCGCCGGACGGGCGCCCGGTTTCGGGATCCCCAGCGTCCGGGTCGACGGCAACGACGTCATCGCCTGCATGGCAGCCATGCGCTGGGCCCTGGAGCACGCGCGCTCGGGCAAGGGGCCCGCCTACATCGAGGCCGTGACCTACCGGATGGGCCCGCACACGACGGCCGACGACCCGACCCGGTACCGCGATGAGGCCGAGCTCGAGTCGTGGCGCCGGCGCGACCCGATCGCCCGGCTCGAGGCCCACCTGCGCGCGAGGGGGGAGCTGTCGGAGGAGCACCTCGCCGACACGCAGGCGGCAGCGGACATCGTCGCGAAGGAGATGCGCGCCGCGTGCCTCGGCATGGTGACGCGCCCGCCCCTCGCCGTCTTCGACGGCGTCTACGCCGAACCGCACACCGGTCTCGACCGGCAGCGCGACGAGTACGCCGCCTACCTCGCGAGCTTCGAGAGCGAGGCCAGAGCATGA
- a CDS encoding alpha-ketoacid dehydrogenase subunit beta, with protein sequence MTELTLGKALGAGLRQAMRDDDKVVLLGEDIGRLGGVFRITDGLLDEFGAARVIDTPLAESGIVGTAVGLAFRGYRPVVEIQFDGFVYPAFDQIVAQVAKLHYRTQGRVKMPITIRIPWAGGIGAAEHHSESPEAYFVHTAGLRVVAVSNPEDAYRSLRQAIASDDPVIFFEPKRLYHHKGEVDLEAPLADAPPMGLARVVRAGTDATLITYGAMVGTALQAAEAAEDEGISLEVIDLRSLSPVDYDSVAASVRKTGRVVVAHEASREAGVAAEVIASITERCFEYLESAPLRVTGHDVPYPPAKLEKYHLPDLDRLLDAVDRVLDRPNSLTGAGA encoded by the coding sequence ATGACCGAACTCACCCTCGGCAAGGCGCTCGGCGCCGGCCTCCGTCAGGCGATGCGGGACGACGACAAGGTCGTCCTCCTCGGCGAGGACATCGGCCGACTCGGCGGCGTGTTCCGCATCACCGACGGTCTGCTCGACGAGTTCGGCGCCGCCCGGGTGATCGACACGCCCCTGGCCGAGTCCGGCATCGTCGGGACCGCGGTGGGGTTGGCTTTCCGTGGATACCGTCCGGTCGTCGAGATCCAGTTCGACGGCTTCGTCTATCCCGCGTTCGACCAGATCGTCGCGCAGGTGGCCAAGCTCCACTACCGCACGCAGGGGCGCGTGAAGATGCCGATCACGATCCGCATCCCGTGGGCGGGCGGCATCGGCGCGGCCGAGCATCACTCCGAGTCCCCGGAGGCGTACTTCGTGCACACCGCCGGCCTCCGGGTCGTCGCCGTCTCGAACCCCGAGGATGCGTACCGGAGCCTGCGTCAGGCGATCGCTTCCGACGACCCGGTGATCTTCTTCGAACCGAAGCGGCTCTACCACCACAAGGGGGAGGTCGATCTCGAGGCTCCGCTGGCCGACGCGCCGCCGATGGGCCTGGCACGGGTGGTGCGGGCGGGTACCGACGCCACGCTGATCACCTACGGCGCGATGGTCGGCACCGCACTCCAGGCGGCGGAAGCCGCCGAGGACGAGGGGATCTCGCTGGAGGTGATCGATCTGCGCTCTCTCTCGCCGGTCGACTACGACTCCGTCGCCGCATCCGTCCGCAAGACCGGACGGGTCGTCGTCGCGCACGAGGCGTCGCGCGAGGCCGGGGTGGCCGCCGAGGTGATCGCGAGCATCACGGAACGGTGCTTCGAGTACCTGGAGTCCGCGCCCCTGAGGGTCACCGGACACGACGTGCCCTACCCGCCCGCGAAGCTCGAGAAGTACCACCTGCCCGACCTCGACCGGCTGCTCGACGCGGTCGACCGCGTGCTCGACCGACCGAACAGCCTGACGGGAGCGGGCGCATGA